A genomic window from Montipora capricornis isolate CH-2021 chromosome 8, ASM3666992v2, whole genome shotgun sequence includes:
- the LOC138059134 gene encoding uncharacterized protein — translation MLQNGVLPRFMANEKLEKLFTSVNPNSPCVLSLRQGLNELEIYQIAQEIPLFVHLFRQNEATTLPIRRIQEILKPDFSEQGSNTRVFEGEVYTAFVKYLREVASGRRGNIALGDILRFCTGADQGPVLGYALHPSIIFVEANEGHFIPTANTCINCLKLPRPSLIEPLPSMKTLHDLYDYAFANAHFGLV, via the exons ATGCTACAGAATGGTGTGCTGCCTCGATTTATGGCAaatgaaaaactggaaaaattaTTTACCAGTGTGAATCCTAATTCACCGTGCGTGTTATCTTTACGCCAGGGGCTGAATGAGCTGGAAATTTACCAG ATTGCACAGGAGATTCCCCTATTTGTTCATCTATTCCGACAAAATGAGGCCACTACTTTACCAATTAGGAGGATACAAGAAATTCTGAAGCCTGACTTCAGCGAGCAGGGCTCTAATACAAGGGTATTTGAAGGGGAAGTTTACACTGCTTTTGTAAAGTATCTCAGAGAAGTGGCAA GTGGACGCCGAGGAAATATTGCTCTTGGAGATATTTTAAGGTTTTGCACAGGAGCTGATCAAGGACCAGTACTTGGTTACGCCTTGCATCCTTCAATCATTTTCGTAGAGGCAAATGAAGGGCATTTCATTCCAACAGCTAACACATGTATAAATTGCCTGAAACTCCCCAGACCATCTCTGATAGAGCCTTTACCATCTATGAAAACACTGCATGATCTGTATGATTATGCATTTGCGAATGCTCATTTTGGACTTGTGTAA